A genomic stretch from Microtus pennsylvanicus isolate mMicPen1 chromosome 9, mMicPen1.hap1, whole genome shotgun sequence includes:
- the Rnf224 gene encoding RING finger protein 224, translating into MLQPEGPRALEEGAALTTPRNDCIVCYSAYDLSIHLPRRLYCGHTFCQACMRRLDTPAHEQHWIPCPQCRQSTPMPRGGVTMLDLDLAAFLAVKAERKPSRIEPRSSVPLKVGTTVTQQPAGLYPTLGPQPHFPQPGCCCWGWGRLCWYPLGNPEV; encoded by the coding sequence ATGCTGCAGCCTGAAGGCCCCCGAGCCTTGGAGGAAGGGGCAGCCCTGACGACCCCACGGAATGACTGCATCGTCTGCTACTCTGCCTATGACCTCTCAATACACTTGCCTCGCCGCCTCTACTGCGGCCACACCTTCTGCCAGGCATGTATGCGGCGGCTGGACACGCCAGCCCACGAGCAGCACTGGATCCCCTGCCCACAGTGCCGTCAAAGTACCCCTATGCCCCGTGGAGGGGTGACCATGTTGGACCTGGACTTAGCTGCCTTCTTGGCAGTCAAAGCTGAACGGAAACCATCaagaatagaacccaggtcctcggtCCCCCTCAAAGTCGGCACTACCGTCACTCAGCAGCCGGCTGGACTCTACCCCACCTTGGGCCCCCAACCCCACTTTCCTCAGCCTGGatgctgctgctggggctggggaagactgtgCTGGTATCCCCTGGGGAACCCTGAGGTCTAA
- the Cysrt1 gene encoding cysteine-rich tail protein 1 isoform X1 produces MFLVSQSWARLYSSMEPRVHIRAPSVRPAWAMDPHEMVVKNPYTHISIPRAHLRSDLGQQLEEVPSSSSSAEIQPLPSGTCAPEPAGLSKTTEAPEPKGVKGIKGTTPEQSQQTYNPCNPYNSGGQRPSGLTYAGLPPVGRGDDIAHHCCCLPCCSCCHCPRFCRCHSCCCVVS; encoded by the exons ATGTTCCTGGTGAGCCAAAGCTGGGCCAGACTTTACAGCTCTATGGAACCAAGGGTGCACATCAGGGCTCCTTCAGTAAGGCCAG CCTGGGCCATGGACCCCCATGAGATGGTTGTGAAGAATCCATACACCCACATCAGCATCCCTCGGGCTCACCTGCGGTCTGACCTGGGGCAGCAGTTAGAGGAGgttccttcttcatcttcctccgcTGAGATTCAGCCTCTACCCTCAGGAACCTGTGCCCCAGAGCCAGCGGGCCTCTCGAAAACGACTGAAGCCCCAGAGCCAAAGGGTGTCAAGGGCATCAAAGGTACAACTCCTGAGCAGAGCCAACAGACCTACAACCCCTGCAACCCCTACAACAGCGGTGGGCAGCGTCCCTCAGGACTGACGTATGCTGGTCTGCCGCCTGTGGGGCGTGGCGATGACATTGCCCACCACTGCTGCTGCctgccttgctgctcttgctgccaCTGCCCACGATTCTGCCGTTGTCACAGCTGTTGCTGTGTTGTCTCCTAG
- the Cysrt1 gene encoding cysteine-rich tail protein 1 isoform X2 — MDPHEMVVKNPYTHISIPRAHLRSDLGQQLEEVPSSSSSAEIQPLPSGTCAPEPAGLSKTTEAPEPKGVKGIKGTTPEQSQQTYNPCNPYNSGGQRPSGLTYAGLPPVGRGDDIAHHCCCLPCCSCCHCPRFCRCHSCCCVVS; from the coding sequence ATGGACCCCCATGAGATGGTTGTGAAGAATCCATACACCCACATCAGCATCCCTCGGGCTCACCTGCGGTCTGACCTGGGGCAGCAGTTAGAGGAGgttccttcttcatcttcctccgcTGAGATTCAGCCTCTACCCTCAGGAACCTGTGCCCCAGAGCCAGCGGGCCTCTCGAAAACGACTGAAGCCCCAGAGCCAAAGGGTGTCAAGGGCATCAAAGGTACAACTCCTGAGCAGAGCCAACAGACCTACAACCCCTGCAACCCCTACAACAGCGGTGGGCAGCGTCCCTCAGGACTGACGTATGCTGGTCTGCCGCCTGTGGGGCGTGGCGATGACATTGCCCACCACTGCTGCTGCctgccttgctgctcttgctgccaCTGCCCACGATTCTGCCGTTGTCACAGCTGTTGCTGTGTTGTCTCCTAG